In Notamacropus eugenii isolate mMacEug1 chromosome 1, mMacEug1.pri_v2, whole genome shotgun sequence, one genomic interval encodes:
- the LOC140521737 gene encoding hereditary hemochromatosis protein homolog isoform X2 — translation MELTLISFIDDIELASYNNIQKQIISKIPWATKAVGVDSITQIRDLLIYHERHVSWMMHYLAKNDTNPNRNHTGQLLADCEIDKDITVKSHIHLIWDGEEYYRIDEEIGQWELLKPEFKKYLHILESPIWTNLRKLYMNQFCVDLMRKIVGYSSLRDNVPPEVTVSRHVSPEGSIILSCTATGFYPQSILLRWEKNGKLGIWGKETSTGILPNMDNTFYLQLTLELPPEDSGMGYTCVVEHIELKTPAVYPVPENPTVKKPWTLALGIVLAVILLLSCARAFIKWKKKKSETTETLSYHLES, via the exons ATGGAACTAACTCTAATTAGCTTCATTGATGATATTGAACTGGCATCTTATAACAATATACAAAAGCAAATTATTTCCAAGATACCCTGGGCCACCAAAGCAGTGGGAGTCGATTCCATCACCCAGATTCGCGATTTGTTGATATACCATGAGCGACATGTCAGCTGGATGATGCACTACTTAGCAAAGaatgacactaaccctaaca GAAACCACACAGGGCAGCTCCTTGCAGACTGTGAAATAGACAAGGACATCACTGTAAAGAGCCACATCCATTTAATTTGGGATGGAGAGGAATATTACaggatagatgaagaaattgggcaATGGGAGCTCTTAAAGCCTGAATTCAAGAAATACCTGCACATTCTGGAGAGTCCCATATGGACCAATCTAAGGAAACTCTACATGAATCAATTTTGTGTTGACCTCATGAGGAAAATCGTTGGGTACTCAAGCTTAAGGGATAATG TGCCCCCTGAGGTGACCGTCTCTCGCCATGTCAGCCCAGAAGGCAGCATCATTCTCTCCTGCACAGCCACAGGCTTCTACCCTCAGTCCATCCTACTGCGTtgggagaaaaatgggaagttAGGCATATGGGGAAAGGAGACTTCCACTGGCATCCTGCCCAATATGGATAACACCTTCTACCTCCAACTTACCTTGGAGCTCCCACCAGAGGACTCAGGGATGGGTTATACCTGTGTGGTGGAACACATTGAGTTGAAGACCCCTGCTGTGTATCCAG TGCCTGAAAATCCCACAGTGAAGAAGCCTTGGACCCTGGCACTGGGCATTGTATTGGCTGTCATCCTACTGCTAAGCTGTGCTAGGGccttcataaaatggaagaagaagaaatcag AGACAACAGAAACACTTTCATACCATTTGGAGTCATAA